The DNA window gtctttagttttattatattcataagagaaagatagtcagtACCGATttatcccggaaaaacacgagccgctggaggcgtgatgtgtgggcggagctaaagaatcacaagcgccagtaggcttgaaagcgtttggaagctgtgacattaccttgaggaaaaaaacatcatccaaaacaaaccatggctaacagtcagattcagcgtatatttatgatccagaatcagatccagaggctgaaactgaatgagagcagcagcagcaacgactcgctccgagcggggctcgaacccgggtctcggcatgggaggggacgcactaacaaggaggcagagatatttgaagcagttttactcaccgcctgcgcttccaacacacgatcgtgccCCTTTTGCGTTGGGATTGCAtcttccttaagaaataaacgatacgcaaatccgtcgtcaaactgggccttgtttgtaaaacaagcatcttcgaaatgcagggaaggaacaaacacaaacacttgcacaactccattgatgctctgtaaaaataaactccatccactggtcccttaatgctgttttttttttttctttgtccatgtttagcatgggaatccaactctttaacagtgtaaaaaactcagtatgcatgaaatagcatttcacccacccCCCCTAAACTGTGTTCCAAACATGAACAGAGGTCTAACGGGTTTGAAAtgtcatgagggtgaataattaatgaaatatttttcattttgggtgaactatccataaGACGctatgacataattttaattattgaGTCTTTTTCCCTTCTTATTTTTCAAGACCAAATTATCTacccacattattattattattttttttaatgaacttgaTGTACTGTGCATAAACAGTTTGATCACCGCTgcctattttttaataaaaatctgaTACTGATCTGAACAGTTAATTCTAAATGTGGAACATGCATGAATACATTTAAGTCTCATAAACTATGAAAGAACATTGTCTGATCAATAGATTTTTCATTAAGGTTTAGTATCTGCTATAGTGTATTCTTGTTGACAGTAATTTATAAGCACTGTGTTTATATCAGTTCACCTCATGAGCACTGCAGGTTTTTTTATTGGATTTAttatgggggggtgggggggggatcTTGACTTCACTGAACAATTACTGTTCCAAACAATACGATTTCTTCTATTCCGGCCCCCATCATCTGTGAATTAATGCCAAtgttcaggattctctgatgtcAAAAAGTCTTCCTGTTCATGGTATAGCTAGAATTGAATTCTGGTCTTTGTCAATGAACAAAATTCTAAGTCTAATGATGTAATGGTGATGACGTGGGGAAAAATAAAAGCAGTCCGATGGCATGAGCACCTCCTCTCTAAGATAAAGGTATTGAGGAGGAAGTGGGTGGTGGGGGTGGGGTTCACAATCTTTGTAACCAATTACTGTATACACATATTTCACATTCAGTCGGTGGTGCTGCGTGCAAACCAGCCCGAGGGCAGCCATTATTGATGCATTGCCCCAAGGACAGGCCATATGGGCCCCTATCTCAGAGCCTTTTATTAATTCACCATAATATACCTCTCCCATGCTAGCATTTACATTGTAGAGAAATGgctctataattaaaaaaagactgtGCGTGCACATTGCTTGTTTGCAGTCGGAATGATACATAAAGCAACCATGTTGTCCCTCGAATCCCTGCTCCCAGAGTCCCCTCTCCATCTCTACGCAAATTAATAGCCAACCGCCACTGATGCGTTAAATTGCTTTCCGTTCGCCGCTGAAGACAACCAGATTATTTGTTATTTCTTATTAAAGCGATTCGTTGGCCTTATATTATACCAAGGTGGTTTCCTTTGTTATATTACAGAACTTATGAAGAAAGATTTTTATAGCATGCATGTCTGCATTGGCAGATAATAAATCAGCAATACATATggcatttgttgtttttttgtctgaCCTAGAACAATTCAAGacacattgtttatttaaaatttttgattGAAACTTTgcctggatgtttttttttttaattattattactgcaAACGAAAATGGTTTAAGTCATGCTGCGCTATGTTTGATGTACTCTAAATgactttgttttatttgaatttttgaaGAAATGTTATCAAACCTCAAGAGAATAAAACCATCCATACAATCCATACCgaattttctcttaattttgtagctgtaggtttggaatgacatgaggatgggaaaataataagtaaattacagaaattatatttgctggacaataaattacatttttgcttttgggtgaactaactcaatacagtattaaaaaaaaatctgtgaaggCTGTTCAGTTTGTTTTAGTATACTGTAGTTTCTTTCGGCCTCACTGGgtctctgctttgtttacatgcGCTGTCAGGGCAAATCTGTGCTAACAGTAAACTCTGTGCACACCAGCGCTGCTGTTGCCATTTGTTTATCATCATTTCTTCTGCTTTCCTAACAACATGCATCTTCACGTTCCTCCATGCCTGCTTTGTTGTTTCTGTCTGTAACACGCTGGAGCACCTTCCCCTGCGTGCTGTCTGATGAGCTTGGCCTCAAAGCTGCCACAGCAAGCGCTGACCCTGCTGTGGCACATATGTGTGTCAGGCTGTGTCAGGCTAGAGGTGAGCACTGATGTTATGGGCTCTGATAGCAACATATTCCGTGTTGATGGCAGCCATTTCCATGCTCAGGTACCAGGCTTGCTTAAACGCACGTGTGTGGTGATCTGCCCAGGAGAGGACTTTACAACACACTGTCAGGAACAGCACAATACGAGATGGCAGATGAGCTTGTGAGGGTCAACAAACCTTGAGATTCGATTTTCCCACTAGTTACTTCTCCGAATTTGTTGTGCTCTTTTTGCACGCGTGTCATATCTCTGTAGACTTTTGTTCTGAAgttatctaaaatgtaattttctcaAAGGGATAATCATGTGGAGAATCTAAATTTAGTTGAAAACTCATGCTTGTGTGGTTTCAAAACtatatgctgttattttcagtGAAACAGAAAAGTAGCAATGTTTAAGGAATATTTATGTAAACTTTTCCTATACCATAAAAGGATGAAATGAGGTAAAGGTACATTGTTTTTCACCTATGAGTTTAATGACCTATGTCACTTGCATTTATTGTGCTTTCTATATTTCTTTTAAAGTCTAGTTCTTTAAAGTTTAATGAAAACTTAATTTCCATCCAGCATTATCAAACCACATTCAGAATGATATAGTATGCAAAATTAGCTAAGGACCAGAATTGAGTACATTAATAATACCTCCATGTATTGTATTGCTTATGTAGttatatacattttcagttttatataTCAAATTGTACTGATTTGTTTCTATAAATAATACTCATCTGTGTATGTCTTATACACATCGCTGAGACAAATTTGGCAATGGAGATACTCTTTATAAAACAACCAAATATGAATCCTGTACAGCACCAACTTTCTTTAAGGTCTCAGATCTCTGCTAAACAAAAAAGCTTTACCACATGTCTGGGATTCCAGTGTGCTAGAGAATATTAGATGCATCACGATTCATTTAGAGGGAATATAATTGAAGTGTTATGAAGGATTTTCTAACCAGGTTGAGCGTCAGCCACCCCGTTTATGGCAGAGCTGTTTGAAATTCTGGATTTGTCGGTCGGTCTGTCATAATTTATTGGAACTCATCTGTAACAAGGGCCTGGCTGAGATTTACACactgatttgaaaaataaataagagcGATACAGACCTGCGCTGCTTTAATGACAGACTGTACTGACATGAAGGAGTGGAGATATGAAACAGAGAGAGGAAATTAGATATTATGCCCCCAAGACAACTGCAGCCACTGGTCCATTCATTATTAGTGCGATATTTATTATTAAGAATTCCTCTCAGTGAGAGAGAGCAGAATATTCTCCCGGCTCTGGCACTTTGAGTCCTGTCAGGAGTGAAGTGTGTGCAGATCATTCCTGTAACGCAGCTGCTGACACGGCAAATCTGCAAGATACATCATGTGAAtattgtcttgctctctctctctttctctctctctctcacacacacacacacacacacacacactaaatcgTTCATGCGAAAGCAGGCAGTTTACACAGGCCAGAATTCATGAGATTAATATTTACAGTTGTTGTGATGGGAGCCAGTTTTTCTAGAAAAGTTTATAATATACATTGAAGTTGAAGCAACTATTTTCTATGTATCTAAAACCAATGGCAAAACCGttatgattgatatatatataaatcttgacTTATATGCAATTGGATGCAAAAAGGCATGGAAAGCTAAGACACCAGCAGAGATCTTTCAGTACTTAGAAAGTAATCCTGCCCCTAGTCAGTGGAAATTAATATTAGCTGCTTCAGTCCCAACACCTACAGtaccaggatgatgaagatgagacAAGGGTGGACACTTCAGCAAttaatgatcccaaacacatGGCCTCTAAATtggtttcagaaaaagaaaataaagctgcTAGAATGGCTCAACCAATCACCTGACTTGAATCAAATAGAACATAAGAACTAAAGATCAGAGTTCATAGAAGAGGCCCACAGAACCTTCAAGATTTGAATACAGTTTTgtggaagaatgggccaaaatcacACCTGAACAATCCATGCGACTATTTTCTCCATAGAGGAGGCATCTTGAAGCTGTCATTAACAACAAAGGATTTTGTACCAAGTATTAAATAATTTGTCCCTGTATTATAAGTTACATATTTCTATTACCGTCTGACACCAAGTAATTAAAGTAGTTATACTGATTTAAATTAATGTCTCCATCCCGTCTCAAAAAATCTGACTCATCTCCATCTCTCAGGTTTGATGCACTTTAACCGTGTTGATATCACACACTGGTACCCCACTTACCTTCAATTCTGAAGCAGTCCTGTGACCTACTTTAGTCCATTTCTACCCAGCCACCACTTTATTTCCCCCCTTTATCCTTTTTTACAAGCTCATAGCCTCTCTTTCTCACCCGGCTGGCCCAGTCAGGCCCCGGCCCAAGGACGATACATCCATGGCCCTTTGGTAATGGATGGGCTGCCAGCGGGACCTGCTGGGCTATTGGAGTGGCTGGGTTATATGGAGTTATACCGCAGCCTATTTACTGAGGTGATGAGCTGCAGACGTCCCCCATTATTTATGAAGGGAGGCCAGTGGAGAGGGGGCAGAGGTCACTGAACCCAGGTAGACCCGATACATTAATAAGAGCTGGGCGGACGTCTCAGTTTATGCGAGAGCAAAAGAGCAACAGAAGATAGAAAGGTAGAGAGAATACTCTTGTATACAGGCTATATATAAACACACCCCATGCAAACTGGTTGACATTAATATGCTAATTTCAGTGCATTTGTTTGGTATTTGCAGGTCTTGTTCTGACAGGGACAGCAGGGGagaaaaacaatgctaaatgcaaataatgaaaTGCAACTAATCCTATAATTGTGCTTTGAAGGGAGAGCAAGATATTAAAATAAGTGAATTGTTGGCAAACCCAACTTTGTTTATATATACAACATCATCATAGGGCCAAAGTGGTTCAAGACaatttgaataaatttaaatgtttaatttaggtttttgtttatgttttacaAACTAATTTGGTACCATGTTGAGCCCgctgcaaataaatacatactgaagCAAAACCCGATGTAAAGAAATGGAGAGGGCCACTAAATGGTTTGTACTCTGTGTGTTGTTCTGAGTGTATACAGGGTCAAAGACTTTGTTTGATGAATGAAACTCTCACACTTCAAATGGGTTTAAGGCTTCATTGTTCAATGTGCTAGGGTTTCTCTTCATAAGATAAATGGTTCTTTTAGCTGTGGTCAGCTGGGGCTTCTTAACGTACTACGATCTAAATGGACCTTTAGACACGATCTATCTTTGACAAACAGGCTGCACTTAAAAtgggtttgttttaaaatgaagaGAGGTAACAACCCCCTTCCAGTTTATaactgatttttaaatgtttcacttttaatgtaaatgttttatgtatttagtgAATTTTACAAACAGGACCACATAGGGCACAAGGCAATACAAGCATAAATCTAGTTTATACTGAACAGGTTGAAGAATACTTGGtaaaattgtgtttgttttacattataCAACCCTAGATGTGCTGATTTGTAACAAGTCAGCTTTGTGGAATTATGGACTACTAATCGTACTCtagattttagcattttaaaatcaTTGTGGTTTTCCATCATTAGATTGTTGACTGAAACGCAGAATTCAAAGATAGAAAACATGCAGTTGCGTCCGTCAGCTGGAGTACTATAGAATGACCCAGAGAAGCTCCACTGCCAGCTGGACATCAGCAGCTTGAAAACAAGGAAAGATGTTCTCACAGATGTTCATCTTCAGTGCCAGATGACCCTCATCAGAAAAAGTGGACAAGACAGCCATCTTGGCAACACCTCTAGGCATCTACTATTTAGTCATACAGATCCTACTGGAACATAGAAACTGTATGACAAACAACATGTCAAAAACAACCATGCAATCATGTCAACTTTAGAGAAAATCTTTCTTCAACTCCAACACCACTGGTTCTTACGTTTCTTGGCTTTTTTCAATTTATGAAAACATGTgtggcatttaaaatgtttgcttttctgTTTTGGATTTCAAATTTAAAACACATGACTACTTAGAACTTGgactattttaatatactattatggtgcttttttttttgcagctcgACAGCCCATATAAAGGGTTTCACAAATATATGTCCCCTACTAGTAAGTTCTGTAACTTGTTACTTAAATGGTTTAAAGCATTTGTCCTGAAGGCACGCAGTTATGTTACTGcttaatatgaatttaaataagCAGCCTTAAAATTTGCGTAttgtgttaaaattatttttttattattattatttctttatgttACTGTgaactgaaataatatatttatttactgatttGTATATTTCAATATGCACATGATATTCAATAACTGCATCTAAAAGAAATCAAGGCCAGTGAATAAAAACTAAATGGACGAATAAAATGGATTGTGTTGTAAAGAACATTTATGTGAGCTAGACGAAAGTTGGCATGCACAAGCAGTGACAAAGAACAAACTCTCTCAGACTGCTCTAGCTACATATACATTACtatacatgagtttactaatgtaAATTCATGCTCACTTACACAACTAGTTACTTAAAGCCGGTAGAAGCAAATAGAAGCTTTAACTGAATAGAAATGAGCAGCTTAGACACTCAGCTAAACGTGATTTCACGTTCCACAGAAAAGTTTAAAGCACTGACTTAGAATATGGACATGAAAATGTGTAAAACAAACAGTCAGAATgccaaaaatgtcattttgtgtgtgtgtgtgtgtgaattaaccCATTAGAGTTTATCTAGAGTTGCAGTCATTTATGTTACTCTTTATAACAAATGTAGTCACAAAATAATGACTGCTTCAGAACAtgctttaattttttacttttcttttaatttaaatatttaaaaagtatatggTCGCATCCAATgatgttttcattatttaaaaagctcatgaataaataataataataaaaaccctgATTAATATAATCTTGTAACATTTCAAGCTTTGTGATAAGTTTGTATGgtcagttttaaaaatgtaacgaCTTTCTGCTCAGGAAATCCAAACGAGTCAGACAGCAGCTAGTCCTTTTGTGTATCTGTGCTAATGCTGTGTTTTATAACTGCCAGTGTCTCTAAGGGAGAGGGTGGCAACAACTGCACAATAATCATTTCCCTGAGGCTTTGAAAGTGTCGCACACTTGGCACACACAAACCACATAtgcgcgcacacaaacacacacacgaatGTGTTACGTTCTGCTCAACTAAATTAGGTCTAAAGCCAAGCCCTGTGCacagtgtttgttttctttttggtgCTATCTTATTCCAGGATTACTAATCAAACAGGCCCTGGGCGATCGCAGGGCCAAACATCTGAGGAAGTGCTTGGCAGCCTTTCAACTCTCCATGCTGGAGCCAATGGATAAGAGACGCCATTATTCATGAAAACACTCCAGACTGTCTGAATCAACTTCctagtttgtttttaatgtaaaaacagCCACCCTTTCACCAAACAAACAGTTAGCGAATATGGCAGCTGATGAGTTGATCCTTTTCTGAATGTCAGCCCTTTAAACAGACAGAATCATTGAGTTCTTTTCACCTGTGCAATTGCAGTTAACTCAAAAAACAGAGTCCTGACTTGTACGTCAACTGCTGCTGTTGTTTTTTACGGCACATACAGGTGAAATGTATTCACTTAAAATGTCACTGGCTCCCATCAGGGCAACATTCATTTGGACatgaattgttaaaaaaagtaatgttctACTGAAACCGTTTCCACCTTCAGGCTCCACCTTTGTCCAGTGCAAATCCTTGCTTTTTTGGCTCTAGTTTATGGTCCCTTTGATTCAAATAGATCCCCATGCTCCATGTGCGCTGATTCGACTCTGTGAGGTCATCTGACCCATCTCGGACTCCAAAGCACACCTGTGCATCAGTTGATGTAGGTTGTAGAAGCCGCCCATGAATTAAATTTTAAAGTTTTTCCTCCTACACGTCCTGAGACAACAGGCGCACCTTCCTCCTGCTAAGCACTAGTTTTCTGAGCTCTGCTAAGGAGGGAAGTTTCATTTGGtctttgtttttactgtatacattAAGGAAGATGCCAAACACCACTAGAAGACCACCCCAGACGTACCTGTGAAAGAACAAGTGTGTCATTCTCAACAAAACAGAAATATGTCATTAATATTACCAACACTCAACATGACATTAAAACTGACCCAATCAAAACCTGATGGATAAAATAAAATCTCATCTTCTCATCTTATTTGCTCAGCATTGTTTCATTTGGAAACACACCACAATAAGTTATGAAAGCAGAGACTTGGATTCACTTACTGGAAAGTGAAAGGTTTTGAAAAGAACATAAATGACAACACAATAGTCATGGCTTTCCTTCCCGTAGTCACtggtcacacacaaaaaaaaaaggttaagttAGGCCATTAATTCACTTTCTTTTATTCACTAAATTTGAATGACCATCCCAAAATACTTTCAAAAGAGAGGGCTTATCTTACCTGTGACAGCAACCAGTGCTCCAAACAGCTTTATCAGAGCCAGGACAAATGAAATGCCAAAATATCCCGTCAGTGAAAATAAGAATGCGTAACCGTATGTCGTCACTGGATGCTGAGTgagtaaaacatattaaaaatacagtgattTGCAGACTCATGTCATGTAAAACTTCTAGTCCCTGATCCTTTGAAATGAATGAGTCTTGTGCTTGTGTAAACATTGTTTAGATTTGTATGCCAGTTTTGTGGTTAGTTTCATATGGGTCAGTTAATATGAaccaataaatatgaaaatattgttGCTGCAAGGGAGGCACCAATTAGAAAATTAGAAAAGGAATTACAACTATGATTTCTATAACTTACGAcaattcacatttatatataatttaacacaaaaaaacaaaaacaaaaaaatcctcaGGCCTTATTTCTACTGTTTATGAGAGATtcaaaataactataaaatagtaattgttttgatatttacagtgattaataaataaacatgaagtgTATTGCTATTGTAATAATACCACAGTACAgtaaaaatcaaacattattataatgaaaataatatgctCATTATATTGTAATAACGCCACAGAACAGTTAAAATCaagcattcaataaaaccaataaataatttaattgtgaTAAAGATTTATGATTTATagtggtaatttttttttgtatagtgatttattgtgattattaaaaaaaaagtagaaattagaaatatattactattgtaaaaatactactgcactgtatatatatatatatatatatatatatatatatatatatatatatatatatatatatatatatatatatatatatatatatatatatatatatatatatatatatatatatatatataaaaaatctaacataaaaataaattataaataagcaTTTTCTATTACATTTTAGTGGTGGACCATATGACTAAAATTCCACGATAACaatttgatatactgtatttgtCCTGTTTGCTTTGTTTGCAAAAATGCTCCCCAAACTCAAAACAGGCGGGGAAAAAATATGCCCCTGGACAATGTAAATTGATTATGACTGTCGTGACGGAAGCGAAATTTGTTAAAAGAATGAAAAGTGTAGATTGGATATTACATTTAGTTGTAAATAAACATACCATGTCAGCTTCTGCTCCAGTGTAAAGATGACTTTTGTTGAtgttaataaaattgtattgttaataaaataaaattggtagtttttgtattaaaagtaattGGTTAAATGTAGGTATATGACACAAAAGACAACaaagatacatttaaaacattgtcaTTTAGAAGGTCAAAAGTACCCCCTGAAATTCAATTCCAGGTGCAAATATCCTTAATGTCTGATTCTAATAGCGTTAAAACTATACATATATAGCAAACCGATCACAAAAGTCAGAGGAAGGGTGGAAAAACTGCCATGTTTTTGGTGCAAAAATATAATTACTACGATATgtggacattttatttttaattattattcaaaatgaatGTATATTTTACTGTAAGATATGTGTGTGTTAAAACCCACCTGAGAGCAGAAGGAAACAGCAGGTCCAAGCCCCCCAAAAGACAGCAGCCCCAGCAAAATATACACAAAACCAATAGAATAGGAATACAAAACCTGCAACACATGGACAACGATGAATAATATTCCTGCACACAAGAGAGACAAACCATTTTATGATGGgcttaattctaatttatttgtaCCATCTCTGAATTGGTCCCATTATGAAGTTTCATGGCTTTTTCCTGCACATTTCCAATAGCTGCATCCGCACAGAGGGCCAGAGATATAAAAATTACCCCTAGAAACAATACAAGAATAACATTCTAGAAGtttcattcaattaaaaataataataatacattcttaTGCAGACAGTAGATTATTTTTAAGACAGCTGACTAGATTTTGGAGCAAAGTTTGTTTCTTATAGTCAACAGACTGAAGAAGAAGCAGTCCTGTACCCGTTACATTGAAGTTTGGGGCAATCTTGCTGTCTGCCAGTGTAAACCAGATCAGACCCAGACTCATGCAGAGAGCAGCAGACACGTCTGCAACATTGTAGCGTTTCCCTAAAAACACACAACATCAACAAGCTCTATCAAACCAAGAAACTCTGACATGGATCAACTCACACACATCACAAAAGCCGCATAAACATGCATCTGATCTTCTGCTAAGCTGAGGGCCTTATTGTCTGGGTCCTTTGAGTTCTGGCTGCAGGTTTGACACTGGCTGCAGGTTGGCTTTACAAAGATCTTTGAACAAGTTCAATGGGGAAGTGATGTTGAAGAGAGAGATGGAGTTTTGTCTTTTTCTGCTGGACTCTTCAACTCATCACAAGCAAGCATGAGTTTGAGGTTGGACGTGAAAATGCAAAGACTGAGAAAAAAGACGAAGAGTTTTCTCAAACAGGTAGTAGCCGTGGGGTTGGAGGTGATGCAGCAGGTTGCTGTGCATCACTTTGATTCCATCCAGCTTTGATGGGTTGGCATCTTGAGCGCATCCTCAACCAACGTCCCGCTGATCTTACGCACCAGCCTCAGGGGACGCAAGGTCCATGATGccagtgagagaaaaaaaaaatctaaatatcccCATAAAAAGAGAGGGTTTCATTCTTTCTTGTTCAGGATATCAAAACTCCAATCCAGTTGTTGCATAAGAAAAGTGAAGAactccaaaacaacactggccaATGAAAGGAATAGCATAAGAACAAGGAACttgttcacagaaaaaaaaaaaaaaaaaaaaaaaactttattttactcACAAATTAGTCAACTTTATTGTGTTGAGTCAACAGAACTTTTAAAGGGggccattaaaataaagtgttaccctacaTTTCAAGCTTAGTCTGaattttttgtcattattcactcatattttaaaagtttaaaatctCCTACTCAATATTTCTGAATAATCATTTGCTAACTTGACTATTGGCATCATATAATCTCAGGTGACTTATAATAATAGTCCAAAACTCATACGAACTCCTTTAATCATACTTcttttgtcctttttggagcttgatcaCTATGTTTTCAATGAGCTGTTACAAAAATTCTCAGTTTGCGTTCCAAGGAAGAAACACCTCTGGTGTACACAGATACActgattataataaattatatttgctttTTTATGCAGTACAGTAATACCTATAGTaaaaactgttatattgtgaaatatcattacagtttctatatttgtttaattttagtatattttataattctaTATTTAAGTATATTACACTtttttcttgtgatggcaaagctgaatcttcagcaaGCATTACTCCAtgctttagtgtcacatgatccttcaaaaatttgttctgatatactgatttggtgctcaataaatatttcctcTTGTTATTAATGTTTacaactgttgttttttttgttgtaaaatttttaaatgaacagcatttgtttgatatacattattttacaatataaatatagtCACATTTTCAGTTTGCACTGAATGTGAAGACATCGAAAGACTAACAATCTAGCATATAACTGATTTACCTTGAATAAAAACTCCTCCGATCATGACAGGAATGAGTTTGCAGCA is part of the Carassius gibelio isolate Cgi1373 ecotype wild population from Czech Republic chromosome B24, carGib1.2-hapl.c, whole genome shotgun sequence genome and encodes:
- the slc35b3 gene encoding adenosine 3'-phospho 5'-phosphosulfate transporter 2, with the translated sequence MSGKFGLGNYSSRKHISISMPSSTEVMSPHIKSVEELRVLGINLNSFNTPTQFFICVAGVFLFYLIYGYLQELIFSLEGFKPFGWYLTLVQFGLYSLFGLVELQLTQDKRRRIPCKTYMIIAFLTVGTMGLSNTSLGYLNYPTQVIFKCCKLIPVMIGGVFIQGKRYNVADVSAALCMSLGLIWFTLADSKIAPNFNVTGVIFISLALCADAAIGNVQEKAMKLHNGTNSEMVLYSYSIGFVYILLGLLSFGGLGPAVSFCSQHPVTTYGYAFLFSLTGYFGISFVLALIKLFGALVAVTVTTGRKAMTIVLSFMFFSKPFTFQYVWGGLLVVFGIFLNVYSKNKDQMKLPSLAELRKLVLSRRKVRLLSQDV